The following proteins come from a genomic window of Deinococcus malanensis:
- a CDS encoding LabA-like NYN domain-containing protein — translation MERIALFIDGANVYAAAKRLGWNFDHRKILEYFAVQGRLYNAFYYTAIPMPIDDKQKRFTDALTYMGYTVRTRPLRESTDEHGDTSRRANLDVEIVTDLLTTAERYDTAVLLTGDGDFERPVEVLRARGKRVVVASIAEMTSYELRNAADEYVDFKDIREHVERPGYRLPSEQRGHDRMADSRPFYVTAPLSDTDER, via the coding sequence ATGGAACGCATTGCACTGTTTATTGACGGCGCCAACGTATACGCGGCGGCCAAGCGGTTGGGGTGGAACTTTGACCACCGCAAGATTCTGGAGTACTTCGCGGTCCAGGGCCGCCTGTACAACGCCTTTTACTACACGGCCATTCCCATGCCGATTGATGACAAGCAGAAGCGGTTTACCGACGCCCTGACCTATATGGGCTACACCGTGCGCACCCGCCCCCTGCGGGAAAGCACCGACGAGCACGGGGACACTTCGCGCCGTGCCAACCTGGACGTCGAGATCGTGACCGACCTGCTGACCACCGCCGAGCGCTACGACACCGCCGTTCTGCTGACCGGTGACGGTGATTTTGAGCGTCCCGTGGAGGTGCTGCGTGCCCGCGGCAAGCGCGTGGTGGTGGCCAGTATTGCCGAGATGACCAGTTACGAACTGCGCAACGCTGCCGACGAGTACGTGGACTTCAAGGATATCCGGGAGCATGTCGAGCGTCCTGGCTACCGCCTGCCCAGCGAGCAGCGTGGCCATGACCGCATGGCGGACAGCCGGCCTTTTTACGTGACAGCTCCCCTGAGTGACACGGATGAGCGCTAA
- the plsX gene encoding phosphate acyltransferase PlsX produces the protein MSAKSVVPAPTSLPIALDAMGGDHGAEPNVDGAVQAARAGVSVLLVGNRVTLHAELGKHPGSSSLPIDVVDASDVIGMDEHASDVRGRTGASINICTRLVKEGKAAAAVSMGHSGATMASALLTLGRIRGVDRPAILTHLPARGGFTTLLDVGANADVKAAYLAQWARLATVYLKVLEDREDPTVGLLSIGEEDHKGSALVLEAHALLRALHGQGVNFHGNVEGNDIFKATTDIVVTDGFTGNVVLKLAEGEAKVLLGWVKEALTSSLRSKLGALLVRSSLRGLAGRLDPSTYGASILIGVRGLTFIGHGSADGRAVKNAVLRAARAHESNLIPRLEAAFGSDQA, from the coding sequence ATGAGCGCTAAGTCGGTGGTGCCAGCCCCGACTTCCTTGCCCATCGCGCTGGATGCCATGGGCGGGGACCATGGCGCCGAGCCCAATGTGGACGGCGCCGTGCAGGCCGCCCGCGCCGGCGTCAGTGTGCTGCTCGTCGGAAACCGCGTGACGCTGCACGCGGAACTGGGCAAGCACCCCGGCAGCAGCAGCCTGCCGATTGACGTGGTCGACGCCAGTGACGTGATCGGCATGGATGAGCACGCCAGCGATGTGCGTGGCCGTACGGGAGCGAGCATCAACATCTGCACCCGGCTGGTCAAGGAAGGCAAGGCGGCGGCCGCTGTCAGCATGGGCCACAGCGGCGCGACCATGGCCAGCGCCCTGCTGACCCTGGGGCGGATCCGGGGAGTCGACCGCCCGGCGATCCTGACCCATCTGCCCGCGCGAGGCGGCTTTACCACCCTGCTGGACGTGGGGGCCAACGCCGACGTGAAGGCCGCGTATCTGGCGCAGTGGGCACGGCTGGCCACGGTGTACCTGAAAGTCCTCGAGGACCGCGAGGACCCTACCGTGGGCCTGCTCAGTATTGGCGAGGAAGACCACAAGGGCAGCGCCCTGGTGCTGGAGGCCCACGCGCTGCTGCGCGCGCTGCACGGCCAGGGTGTGAACTTCCACGGCAACGTGGAGGGCAACGACATCTTCAAGGCCACCACCGATATCGTCGTGACGGACGGCTTCACTGGCAATGTGGTCCTGAAGCTGGCTGAAGGCGAGGCCAAGGTGCTGCTGGGCTGGGTCAAGGAGGCCCTGACCAGCAGCCTGCGAAGCAAGCTGGGTGCGCTGCTGGTGCGCAGCTCCCTGCGGGGCCTCGCTGGCCGCCTGGACCCCAGCACCTACGGGGCCAGCATTCTGATCGGCGTGCGTGGGCTGACCTTTATCGGCCATGGCAGCGCCGATGGGCGCGCCGTTAAAAATGCCGTGCTTCGTGCCGCCCGTGCCCATGAGTCGAACCTGATTCCGCGCCTGGAAGCGGCGTTCGGGTCTGATCAGGCATAG